The genomic interval CGCCCTGAAGCGGGAGACCTCGGTCTATCCGGAGCCGCTGCGCGAGGCGCTGGCCGACGCGGCCTGGGAGGCGGAGTTCTCCGTCGTGGGCGCCCGCAAGTCGGCCCCGGCGGGCGACCGGCTGCACGTCTCGCTCTGCCTGTCCCGCGCCTTCGGCATCCTCGCCCAGTCGCTCCACGCCCACCACCGCACCTGGTGCCTCAACGAGAAGGGCGCCCTCGCGGCGACCGCCGCCCTCCCCGACACCCCGCCCGGCTTCGCGGACCGAGCGGACGCGGCGCTGCGGGGCCTGGACCCGGCGGCGGTGGAGACGGCGGCGGAGCTGGTGCGCGAGGTGCGCGAGGTGCTGGCCGCCGCTCCCTGACCGGGCTCAGTCCGCGCGGATCGCGGTGACGCAGCGGGCCAGCAGGTCGCGCAGCGTGTCGCGTTCCCCGGGGGTGAGCGCGTCCGCGATGCGGCGTTCGATGCGGACCGCTCGTTCGTCGGCCCGGCGCAGGGTCTCCGTGCCGGCCTCGGTCAGGCGGGTCTCCAGCATCTTCTGGTGGTAGGGGTGGGCGGACCTGGCGATCAGGCCGCGCTCCTCCAGATGCTTGAGCACCCCGGCCATCGCCTGGGGCGTGACCAGGCACTCCCGTGCGAGGGCCGCGCCGGAGATTCCGGGGCTGGCGGAGAGCGCGAGCAGCGCCGCGTACTGCGCGACCGTGAGGTCGGCGTCCTTGAGCGCGGCGCTCTTGGCTGCCATGAGGGCCTGCTCGGCGCGCTTGATGTCCAGGCCGAGGCGTTCACCGGCGGTCATTCCCATGGTCGCGAGCGTACAGGGGCCGGAT from Streptomyces drozdowiczii carries:
- a CDS encoding MarR family winged helix-turn-helix transcriptional regulator, whose translation is MGMTAGERLGLDIKRAEQALMAAKSAALKDADLTVAQYAALLALSASPGISGAALARECLVTPQAMAGVLKHLEERGLIARSAHPYHQKMLETRLTEAGTETLRRADERAVRIERRIADALTPGERDTLRDLLARCVTAIRAD